In Parasegetibacter sp. NRK P23, a single genomic region encodes these proteins:
- a CDS encoding RNA polymerase sigma-70 factor yields MKHDLYNEPELLELVAEGDETAFRKIYDQYRVTVYSFAYTLVKTDILAEEITQDVFIKVWENRTQLKTMNYFSTWIRTIARNAAYSFFRRAGVEKRALEELGETVAVLPAPDEKLEFREMERRIQQVFSELTPQQQTIFRMSREEGRTYAEIAGRLNISVHTVKYHLTNISALLRSRIGPFLTLLLFIKK; encoded by the coding sequence CTGAAACACGACCTGTACAACGAACCGGAACTGCTGGAACTTGTTGCCGAAGGCGATGAAACTGCTTTCAGGAAAATCTACGATCAATACCGTGTTACCGTCTATTCTTTTGCCTATACCCTCGTTAAAACGGATATCCTCGCCGAAGAAATTACCCAGGATGTATTCATTAAAGTGTGGGAAAACCGAACCCAGTTGAAAACCATGAATTACTTCAGTACCTGGATCCGCACCATTGCCCGGAATGCCGCTTATTCTTTTTTCAGAAGGGCAGGGGTGGAAAAACGGGCGCTGGAGGAACTGGGGGAAACGGTGGCGGTCTTACCGGCGCCCGATGAAAAGCTGGAGTTTCGCGAAATGGAGCGCCGGATCCAGCAGGTATTTTCTGAGCTTACCCCACAACAGCAGACCATCTTCAGGATGAGCAGGGAAGAAGGCCGTACCTATGCCGAAATAGCCGGACGCCTGAACATCAGCGTTCACACCGTGAAGTACCATCTTACCAATATTTCCGCCTTGCTCCGAAGCAGGATCGGCCCATTCCTCACCTTGCTGCTCTTCATAAAAAAATAA
- a CDS encoding discoidin domain-containing protein, translating into MKSKRLLPVMLLCSALLQAQDQQFNSVKTKAVAAQHEEAASRFEEKHRKSVWFTLMKEKNPNYFQVKKLFTDYFRKYPSEDSKAKDVCANWLKTQVFYLDKKNRVMEPPRTNYNKIAAAAPKAWASVTDTMAGDWRMIGPRNIYETNYSGKGNKGGYVSCARIDPTDANKMFIGFTTGGLWVSANGGSVWQLTDANLPDREYIDLDICKANNSYVYAISRGTSAAVIKSTDGGLTWSSTNMNSTNYPGVNAYDIAVSPSNPNIVLARWGTAVYRTTDGGTTWTSILTGLKNYSVWGGAGVNAEMLDFHGTNSNIVYHIDRNDNQNYVTLYRSGNAGSSFTNLGNISIPSGVTDNIVGWAKLLTATNNPGVVYMAMGTGTSAYGHHAVHLFKLDSLTGAVLQTRANMVSGDPGLHHGDITMDINNDNNIIYGSYAETVAHYSTNNGVSFSNSSTTVHADLRTLSMVSGKVLLGNDGEAVYSTNSGNTFTNLTAAISNHELWGFGAAHKSDVLGAGTNHGPLMIRENEGYQGWYNAMGADQGNSDVNPLHDIYLYSQGYNTYHVVRTGPRTMNSGAGAQEIDPGGIYAYFNTMHFHPNLYYTFITHHAGGFPSGNPNLATWKKSLIRSDNNGVTINKVIKTFTNDVFREDICMSNPNVIYVVEGLTNNKLWKTTDGGTNWTDITPSTAVTGTGVRNISDIAVSDLDPNEIWVTYSGVQNTCQVLRSANGGTSYSNLTTSVLTSFPVTKIIFQRGSAGGVYVGNKSGVFYRNNAMGNWVKLGNGLPMLDVRFMFINYFKGKLMIGTSRGAWEHDLYEPSNPRAQISADRDTISCTTTGSVQFRDYSVVKNGTSVSYSWSFPGGSPSTSTAENPLVSYTGATPGSYNVSLTVTDQYGSHSQTLTNFIKVLPNTCEPCQAIIPRTQYAIHGFSSQETSSESAPASNVIDGNSGTIWHTKYSGGGTTLPQFVSVDLGGTYNVTKLNYLPRQSSTNGRINAYQVHVSTNGTTWTQVATGNFANSALAQDVVFSAPATARYVRLTATSEVGGNQFISAAELSFYGCAVPASCSSSAIARSNYSVHGFDSQETSAETSPATNAIDGSTSTIWHTRYSGTTAPMPHYITINLGAVHNLTSMSYTPRQNSANGRIKNYTIEVSVHGTTWFKVAEGVWPNSTAVQTVSFTAIPARYVRLTATSEVNNNPWASVAELSFAGCGTVSGFSARMQTPAAGTITEFSETLSVHPVPTSGPLTVKLPQGTAKGAALELFNMNGALVKKQHLAGAETSVQLNISSLPAGMYLLVLKDETGASHKARVIKQ; encoded by the coding sequence ATGAAAAGCAAACGTTTGTTGCCTGTGATGCTGTTGTGCAGCGCATTGCTGCAGGCCCAGGACCAACAATTCAATTCTGTAAAAACCAAGGCTGTTGCGGCGCAACACGAAGAAGCCGCTTCACGGTTCGAAGAGAAACACCGGAAATCTGTATGGTTCACCCTGATGAAGGAAAAAAATCCCAACTATTTCCAGGTGAAAAAACTGTTCACCGATTATTTCAGAAAATATCCTTCCGAAGACAGTAAGGCCAAAGATGTATGCGCCAACTGGCTGAAGACGCAGGTGTTCTACCTCGACAAAAAGAACAGGGTGATGGAACCGCCCAGAACCAATTACAATAAAATTGCCGCCGCCGCGCCCAAAGCCTGGGCTTCCGTAACGGATACCATGGCCGGCGACTGGCGCATGATCGGCCCGCGCAACATCTATGAAACCAACTATTCAGGTAAGGGGAACAAAGGCGGTTACGTAAGTTGCGCCAGAATTGATCCCACAGATGCCAACAAAATGTTCATCGGCTTTACAACAGGTGGTCTGTGGGTTTCCGCAAACGGCGGAAGTGTATGGCAGCTTACTGATGCCAACCTTCCCGACAGAGAATACATTGACCTTGATATCTGTAAAGCAAACAACAGTTATGTGTATGCGATAAGCAGGGGAACCTCTGCCGCGGTCATCAAATCAACCGATGGTGGCCTTACCTGGTCTTCCACCAACATGAACTCCACCAACTATCCCGGCGTGAACGCGTATGATATCGCTGTCTCTCCTTCAAACCCCAATATCGTGCTGGCGCGGTGGGGGACGGCTGTTTACCGTACCACAGATGGCGGTACTACCTGGACAAGCATCCTCACGGGACTTAAAAACTACAGCGTATGGGGTGGTGCCGGTGTGAATGCTGAAATGCTCGACTTTCACGGTACAAACAGCAATATCGTTTACCATATCGACCGGAACGATAACCAGAATTACGTAACGCTGTACCGTTCAGGAAACGCGGGATCAAGTTTTACCAACCTTGGCAACATCAGCATTCCATCGGGCGTTACCGATAATATTGTTGGTTGGGCCAAATTGCTTACCGCAACGAATAATCCCGGGGTAGTTTACATGGCCATGGGAACGGGAACCAGCGCTTACGGCCACCATGCCGTGCATCTGTTTAAACTGGATTCACTTACCGGCGCTGTATTGCAAACAAGGGCCAACATGGTGAGCGGAGACCCCGGGTTGCACCATGGTGATATTACCATGGATATCAACAATGATAACAACATTATTTATGGTTCTTACGCGGAAACCGTGGCGCATTATTCCACTAATAACGGCGTATCGTTCAGCAATTCATCCACTACCGTTCACGCCGATCTCCGCACCCTGAGCATGGTAAGCGGGAAAGTATTGCTGGGGAACGATGGCGAAGCCGTGTATTCCACCAACAGCGGCAATACGTTCACCAACCTTACCGCCGCGATTTCCAACCATGAACTCTGGGGATTTGGTGCGGCACATAAATCGGATGTGCTGGGTGCCGGTACCAACCACGGACCGCTCATGATCAGGGAGAACGAAGGCTACCAGGGCTGGTACAATGCCATGGGCGCCGACCAGGGCAACAGTGATGTGAACCCCCTGCACGATATTTACCTGTATTCACAGGGGTACAACACTTACCATGTGGTGCGTACCGGACCCCGTACCATGAATTCCGGCGCGGGCGCTCAGGAAATAGATCCGGGTGGTATATACGCGTATTTCAATACCATGCACTTTCACCCCAATCTTTACTATACCTTCATCACGCACCATGCCGGCGGATTTCCATCCGGGAACCCCAACCTTGCTACCTGGAAAAAATCGTTGATCCGCAGCGATAACAATGGCGTTACCATCAATAAGGTCATCAAAACGTTTACCAACGACGTTTTCCGGGAAGACATCTGCATGAGTAACCCGAACGTGATTTACGTAGTGGAAGGATTAACGAACAACAAACTCTGGAAAACAACGGATGGCGGCACCAACTGGACGGATATCACTCCTTCGACCGCTGTAACAGGAACGGGTGTACGTAATATATCAGATATTGCGGTCTCCGACCTTGATCCCAACGAAATTTGGGTCACCTATTCCGGGGTGCAGAATACCTGCCAGGTGCTGCGTTCGGCCAATGGAGGAACTTCGTATTCAAATCTAACCACCTCAGTACTTACCAGTTTTCCCGTTACCAAAATCATCTTCCAGCGCGGCAGTGCCGGTGGTGTGTATGTGGGGAATAAATCAGGCGTGTTCTACCGGAATAACGCCATGGGCAACTGGGTGAAACTGGGCAACGGACTTCCAATGCTCGACGTGCGGTTCATGTTCATCAATTACTTCAAAGGAAAACTGATGATCGGCACCAGTCGTGGCGCCTGGGAACATGATTTATACGAGCCTTCTAACCCACGTGCGCAAATTTCCGCCGATCGCGATACCATTAGTTGTACCACTACAGGTTCGGTTCAGTTCCGTGATTACAGTGTGGTGAAAAATGGTACTTCGGTTTCCTATTCCTGGAGTTTTCCGGGTGGTAGTCCGTCCACATCCACCGCGGAGAACCCTTTGGTAAGTTATACCGGTGCCACGCCGGGAAGTTACAATGTATCCTTAACCGTAACCGATCAGTATGGGTCACATTCCCAAACACTCACCAATTTTATAAAAGTATTGCCCAATACCTGCGAACCATGTCAGGCCATCATTCCGCGCACGCAGTATGCGATTCATGGTTTCAGCAGCCAGGAAACATCTTCGGAGTCAGCGCCCGCTTCCAACGTGATCGATGGCAACAGCGGCACGATATGGCACACCAAATATTCCGGTGGGGGAACAACGCTTCCGCAGTTCGTTTCAGTTGACCTGGGCGGCACCTACAACGTAACCAAACTCAACTACCTTCCCCGCCAATCCAGTACCAACGGACGCATCAATGCCTACCAGGTGCATGTGAGCACCAACGGCACCACCTGGACGCAGGTGGCCACGGGCAACTTCGCCAATTCGGCCCTTGCGCAGGATGTGGTGTTTTCCGCTCCTGCAACGGCCCGGTATGTCCGTTTAACGGCTACTTCTGAGGTGGGTGGCAACCAGTTTATCTCTGCAGCGGAACTCAGTTTCTATGGCTGTGCGGTGCCTGCTTCCTGTTCTTCGTCTGCTATTGCACGGTCCAATTACAGTGTGCACGGTTTCGACAGCCAGGAGACCAGCGCTGAAACATCACCTGCCACGAACGCCATTGATGGCAGCACCAGCACCATCTGGCACACCAGGTATTCCGGCACCACAGCGCCTATGCCACATTATATCACCATCAACCTGGGGGCTGTGCACAACCTTACGTCCATGAGTTATACGCCGCGGCAGAACAGTGCCAACGGTCGTATTAAAAACTACACGATAGAAGTAAGTGTACACGGCACCACCTGGTTTAAAGTGGCGGAAGGCGTTTGGCCCAACAGTACGGCCGTACAAACGGTAAGCTTTACGGCTATCCCTGCCCGGTATGTGCGCTTAACGGCCACTTCCGAAGTGAACAATAACCCCTGGGCCTCCGTGGCGGAATTGTCGTTCGCGGGTTGTGGAACCGTGTCCGGGTTCTCCGCGCGCATGCAAACCCCTGCTGCCGGAACGATTACGGAATTCAGCGAAACGCTTTCCGTGCATCCCGTTCCCACCAGCGGCCCTTTAACCGTGAAGCTTCCCCAGGGAACCGCTAAAGGCGCAGCGCTGGAATTGTTCAACATGAATGGCGCACTCGTCAAAAAGCAGCACCTCGCGGGAGCCGAAACTTCCGTTCAACTGAACATTTCTTCCTTGCCTGCCGGCATGTACCTCCTTGTTCTCAAAGATGAAACCGGTGCTTCCCACAAAGCTCGGGTCATAAAGCAGTAG
- a CDS encoding beta-xylosidase: MYKRLPSLRRLMLSIATVLIFNAADAQSAAGARIDIDMGKTIGPMYPAWAWFGYDEPNYTYMKDGKKLLSEIAELSPGPVYVRTHSLLVSGDGKAALKWGSTNAYTEDANGNPVYNWTIIDSIFDTYIQRGMKPLAQVGFMPEALSTHPQPYRHYWKPGDPYTDIITGWAYPPKDYNKWAELVYQWVKHSVDRYGKKEVESWYWELWNEPNGHYWKGTMEEFHKLYDYTADAIKRALPTAKVGGNNIAGTASSGAQKWLRAFFEHCLRGTNYVTGKTGSPLDAILFHAKGWPRLVNGTVRMSMGNQLRDIEAGFKLVASYPELKGLPIIIGESDPEGCAACGMHTNPENAYRNGTMYSSYTAASFARKYMLADLYKVNFLGAVSWSFEFEDQPWFYGFRDLATNGVDKPVLNVFRMFGKMKGNRVEVVSDRAYDLRTAVDSSFRRNYTDINAMACSDKRSATIMVWNYHDDDLKGVAETVQLQLKGLPTGKMKLSHYLIDDQFSNAYEVWKKMGAPQNPTPAQVKELEAAGKLHLLKQPEQVSAVKGRLPVSFSLPRQGVSFLQLEW, from the coding sequence ATGTATAAACGCTTGCCATCGCTCCGGAGGCTGATGCTCTCCATTGCCACTGTACTGATTTTTAACGCAGCCGACGCACAATCTGCCGCAGGCGCGCGTATTGATATCGATATGGGCAAAACGATTGGCCCCATGTATCCCGCCTGGGCCTGGTTCGGGTACGATGAACCGAACTATACCTATATGAAAGACGGGAAGAAATTGTTGTCGGAAATCGCGGAACTTAGTCCCGGTCCTGTGTATGTGCGTACCCATAGTTTATTGGTTTCCGGCGATGGAAAAGCCGCGCTGAAATGGGGTTCCACCAATGCCTACACCGAAGATGCCAATGGTAATCCGGTGTACAACTGGACGATTATCGACAGTATTTTCGATACCTATATCCAACGGGGGATGAAACCCCTCGCGCAGGTGGGGTTCATGCCGGAGGCGCTGTCCACGCATCCCCAGCCTTACCGCCATTACTGGAAACCCGGTGATCCTTATACTGATATCATTACCGGTTGGGCCTATCCCCCAAAGGATTATAATAAATGGGCAGAACTCGTTTACCAGTGGGTAAAACATTCGGTGGATCGTTACGGTAAGAAAGAAGTGGAAAGCTGGTATTGGGAACTGTGGAACGAACCGAACGGACACTACTGGAAAGGCACGATGGAAGAATTTCATAAGTTATACGATTATACAGCCGATGCCATTAAAAGAGCATTGCCAACAGCTAAAGTGGGCGGCAACAACATTGCCGGAACAGCGAGCAGTGGCGCACAAAAATGGCTGCGCGCTTTTTTTGAACATTGTTTAAGGGGAACCAACTATGTAACGGGCAAAACCGGTTCCCCTCTCGACGCGATACTTTTTCATGCGAAAGGATGGCCCCGTTTGGTGAATGGTACCGTGCGCATGAGTATGGGCAACCAGTTACGCGATATAGAAGCCGGGTTTAAACTTGTGGCGTCTTATCCCGAACTGAAAGGTTTGCCCATCATCATCGGGGAGTCGGATCCGGAAGGTTGTGCGGCCTGCGGAATGCATACGAATCCGGAGAACGCATACCGGAACGGCACAATGTATTCAAGTTATACCGCGGCATCTTTCGCCCGGAAATATATGCTGGCCGATTTGTATAAGGTGAACTTCCTTGGAGCGGTATCCTGGTCTTTTGAATTCGAGGACCAGCCCTGGTTTTATGGCTTTCGCGACCTGGCCACCAACGGCGTGGATAAGCCCGTATTGAACGTGTTCCGAATGTTTGGTAAAATGAAAGGCAACAGGGTGGAAGTAGTAAGTGACCGCGCTTACGATCTGCGTACCGCAGTGGATTCAAGTTTCAGAAGAAATTATACGGATATCAATGCCATGGCCTGCAGCGATAAACGTTCAGCCACCATCATGGTATGGAACTACCATGATGATGACCTGAAAGGAGTGGCCGAAACGGTACAACTTCAATTGAAAGGACTTCCCACAGGGAAAATGAAACTTTCTCATTACCTCATCGACGACCAGTTCAGTAATGCTTATGAAGTGTGGAAGAAAATGGGTGCTCCCCAAAATCCAACACCTGCGCAGGTGAAAGAGCTGGAAGCGGCTGGTAAACTGCATTTGCTAAAGCAGCCTGAACAGGTTTCCGCGGTGAAAGGCAGGCTGCCGGTCTCCTTCAGTCTGCCGCGACAGGGCGTTTCTTTCCTTCAGCTGGAATGGTGA
- a CDS encoding FecR family protein, producing MTSQRLRTLFDALTQRPLSPDETRELSALWEDPSQEALAKELLEQWYDRVPAIFEQKPEDAERVFRTVVGRQDDITPEAVQPEAKVRRMRSFWWAAAVVLVLLAGGGYLALRKNDVAQQGVVKNLPVAPGREGAILTLADGSTVLLDTLSDGTIATQNGTALRLAGGKLSYEAGADAMPVSNTISTPRGRFFRLVLPDGSRVWLNAASSIQYPTAFSGKERRVEVKGEAYFEVAHDAAKPFMVALGDGAMVEVLGTHFNVNDYGDEPAPVVTLLEGSVKVKRMAQAAMLEPGQQVILENSFRVQREVNTAQVVAWKDGGFNFDNMGVEAVMRQLSRWYDIEVVYQHGVPDKKFYGEIGRDLTLEEVLEGLKLSGVRFRIEAGRKLIVLP from the coding sequence ATGACCAGTCAACGACTTCGTACATTATTTGATGCCCTCACGCAAAGGCCGCTTTCGCCCGATGAAACCCGCGAATTGTCGGCGCTTTGGGAAGATCCTTCGCAGGAGGCGCTGGCGAAAGAACTGCTGGAGCAGTGGTACGACCGGGTTCCTGCCATTTTCGAACAAAAGCCTGAAGATGCGGAACGTGTGTTCCGCACGGTGGTGGGCAGGCAGGATGATATTACGCCTGAAGCTGTGCAGCCTGAAGCGAAAGTCCGTCGTATGCGCAGTTTCTGGTGGGCCGCCGCTGTAGTACTCGTTTTGTTGGCCGGAGGCGGTTACCTCGCGTTACGGAAAAACGATGTGGCGCAGCAAGGTGTTGTGAAAAACTTACCCGTTGCACCGGGCAGGGAAGGAGCCATCCTGACCCTTGCCGATGGCAGCACGGTGTTGCTGGATACATTATCCGACGGTACCATTGCCACACAAAATGGTACGGCGCTCCGCCTCGCGGGAGGAAAACTCAGCTACGAAGCGGGTGCGGATGCCATGCCGGTATCCAATACCATATCCACGCCGCGCGGCAGGTTTTTCAGGCTGGTATTGCCCGACGGCAGCAGGGTTTGGCTCAATGCGGCTTCCTCCATACAGTATCCTACCGCGTTTTCGGGTAAGGAACGCAGGGTGGAAGTGAAGGGTGAAGCCTATTTTGAAGTGGCGCATGATGCTGCGAAGCCCTTTATGGTGGCGCTGGGCGATGGGGCCATGGTAGAAGTGCTGGGCACCCATTTCAATGTAAATGATTATGGCGATGAGCCAGCCCCAGTTGTAACGTTACTGGAAGGATCGGTAAAGGTGAAAAGAATGGCGCAGGCCGCCATGCTGGAGCCAGGGCAGCAGGTTATACTGGAGAACAGTTTCCGCGTGCAACGCGAGGTGAATACCGCGCAGGTGGTGGCCTGGAAAGATGGCGGGTTTAATTTCGACAATATGGGCGTAGAAGCCGTGATGCGGCAGCTCTCCCGCTGGTACGATATAGAAGTGGTGTATCAGCATGGCGTTCCCGATAAGAAATTCTATGGCGAAATAGGACGCGACCTTACGTTGGAAGAAGTGCTGGAGGGCTTGAAGTTATCGGGGGTGCGTTTCCGTATTGAGGCCGGCAGAAAACTCATTGTTTTACCTTAA
- a CDS encoding SusC/RagA family TonB-linked outer membrane protein, producing MQKTAICSRYGAPVGYREGGSRLSTKMLKVMKLTVLFLAVALTAGARGVSQSVTLSGKNISLEKVFSSIRTQTGYRVFCDRALLNDAKNVSVSAQNVQLLSFLETVFKNQPLEYTIRSQTIFVSRKAGSAPVNELPPVPIQGTITDGNGGVLYGATIKVKNGERSVISDEKGKFLITVNTGDILVISYVGFHSKEIKVEGSAELTIVLERMPVLMEEVAVTVNNGYQAISKERSTGSYGVVTAKDLEEVPAVNIMQRLEGRVPGVRFDVRGSRIQIRSQNGYGDNSEPLIVVDGFPLIETGSSQKLVNTNNVVGTMANGNILSSLNINDIEQITFLKDAVATSIWGSKGANGVIVIQTKRGKKGNASINFSSTLGLSQPPSLSSLNWMNTAQYVDLERELVEKNFITDPTAVSWYSPLNTANSSEVQEWLFKVKRGTATQQEADAALAQISARDNSGQIRDYLLQTGISQQYNLSLSGGGDNNTYFVSTNFNKDVPIYKSNFAQNININANLTNDFFNKRVRLRTGFNYQATRSQSNNTATDALGLLNTSLRPYDMLVDEQGTPIQYHIFLRPEVALGLTNKGYLPFTYSSVDELNYGNTNARGHQIRLNAGVNVKITDWLDADVSGMYQRNMSDSRGITEAESYSGRKFINEGTTVNNLGRLVYNAPNGGIYRVSEVNNFDLNLRGLLNFNYNIGNDHSITAMAGTEVKEANTRGLAFTQYGFDPLTNSFATVNPTTPYMTLYGWTTTLGSNITGPSDNRTRFLSYFGNAAYTWKEKYNFSGSARFDDYTNIGLDRSKRARPFYSMGFKWSAAREKFLSDVLWLNGLDARVTYGTGGTIPQGGYNKTVISVNQTDPLTLQQIATLQNPANQQLGWETTATFNTGLDIRAFNNRITASVDAYWKKSSGILATLPFNATYGWSTLSYNTGKLKSNGVELGLSGKVVNKKDWGITSTLNFAYSENTVTDSRYSTFIASQVAQGGSYIMDGYNLGSMFVYRNAGLDPATGQTQIYNSKNEIIKHTQNLTSDFTIDDLKYVGRKIAPYHGGFNNAFRYKNIELGVQTAFYLGHVFLKPSINNYPNFSSFFGVLGKQEDLAYRWKTAGDEANTVVPGLTGVNNNSIIRYRYSDALVRKADNIRLQQISLAYRFSEKMLPRGIKGLSLSATARNLGMIWAANAEKLDPEFLNPNANYYSVPPVTSYYFNLNVSF from the coding sequence ATGCAAAAAACTGCTATTTGTAGCCGGTATGGCGCACCTGTGGGTTACAGGGAAGGCGGCAGCCGGTTGTCAACCAAAATGCTGAAAGTGATGAAACTGACGGTTCTTTTCCTGGCCGTAGCACTAACCGCGGGCGCCCGCGGTGTTTCGCAATCGGTAACGCTTTCGGGGAAGAATATCTCCCTCGAAAAAGTATTCTCTTCTATCCGTACGCAAACGGGTTACAGGGTATTCTGCGACCGCGCGCTGCTGAACGATGCAAAAAACGTTTCCGTTTCCGCGCAGAATGTACAACTGCTCTCTTTCCTGGAAACAGTATTCAAAAACCAGCCACTGGAATATACCATCCGTTCGCAAACTATTTTTGTGAGCAGGAAGGCTGGAAGTGCGCCCGTAAATGAATTGCCCCCGGTTCCCATACAGGGAACTATTACGGACGGGAACGGCGGTGTGCTTTATGGCGCCACCATCAAAGTAAAGAACGGCGAAAGATCTGTAATATCCGACGAGAAAGGAAAGTTTCTGATTACCGTGAATACTGGAGATATTCTGGTGATCAGTTATGTAGGTTTTCATTCGAAGGAAATTAAGGTGGAAGGTTCCGCGGAACTGACCATAGTGCTGGAACGTATGCCTGTTTTGATGGAGGAAGTGGCGGTTACCGTGAACAACGGTTACCAGGCCATTTCAAAAGAACGTTCCACCGGGTCGTACGGTGTGGTAACGGCAAAGGACCTGGAAGAAGTGCCGGCGGTAAACATCATGCAGCGTTTGGAGGGAAGAGTTCCGGGCGTTCGTTTTGATGTAAGGGGCAGCAGGATACAAATCAGGAGCCAGAACGGGTATGGAGACAATTCCGAGCCACTCATCGTGGTGGATGGCTTTCCATTGATAGAAACTGGAAGCTCCCAGAAACTGGTAAACACCAACAATGTGGTGGGTACGATGGCGAACGGGAACATTCTTTCTTCACTGAATATTAACGATATTGAACAGATTACTTTCCTGAAAGATGCCGTGGCTACCTCTATCTGGGGGTCCAAAGGCGCGAACGGCGTGATCGTTATCCAGACCAAACGCGGGAAAAAAGGCAACGCGTCCATTAATTTTTCTTCTACACTGGGCCTTTCGCAACCGCCGTCACTCAGTTCATTGAACTGGATGAATACCGCGCAGTACGTGGACCTGGAGCGCGAACTGGTGGAAAAAAACTTTATCACCGATCCAACCGCCGTATCCTGGTACAGCCCGCTTAACACCGCCAATTCAAGTGAAGTGCAGGAATGGCTCTTCAAGGTGAAACGCGGAACGGCCACACAACAGGAGGCTGATGCGGCGCTGGCGCAAATCTCCGCACGCGACAATTCCGGTCAGATCAGGGATTACCTGCTTCAAACCGGTATCAGTCAGCAATACAATCTTTCACTTTCAGGTGGTGGAGACAACAACACTTATTTTGTTTCTACCAACTTCAACAAAGATGTTCCCATTTACAAAAGCAACTTCGCCCAGAACATCAATATTAACGCGAACCTGACCAACGACTTCTTTAACAAACGGGTAAGATTGAGAACCGGATTTAACTACCAGGCCACCCGTTCTCAAAGTAATAATACCGCAACAGATGCGCTCGGTTTGCTGAATACTTCCTTGCGTCCTTATGATATGCTCGTTGACGAACAGGGAACGCCGATTCAATACCATATTTTCCTGAGGCCGGAAGTGGCGTTGGGCCTCACCAACAAAGGTTACCTGCCCTTCACGTACAGCTCCGTGGATGAACTGAATTATGGGAATACGAATGCGCGTGGTCACCAGATCAGGCTGAACGCCGGCGTGAATGTGAAGATCACGGACTGGCTGGACGCGGATGTGTCGGGTATGTACCAGCGCAATATGTCGGATAGCCGTGGCATCACCGAGGCAGAAAGTTACAGCGGAAGGAAGTTCATCAATGAAGGAACAACAGTGAACAACCTGGGACGGCTGGTTTACAATGCGCCTAATGGGGGGATTTACCGGGTGAGCGAAGTAAATAATTTTGACCTTAACCTGAGGGGGCTGCTCAACTTCAATTACAATATCGGCAACGACCACAGTATTACCGCGATGGCAGGAACGGAAGTGAAAGAAGCGAACACACGTGGGCTCGCGTTTACGCAATATGGCTTCGATCCGCTTACCAACAGCTTTGCGACAGTGAACCCCACCACACCTTACATGACGCTTTACGGCTGGACCACCACACTGGGAAGTAATATTACCGGTCCTTCCGACAACCGCACCCGTTTCCTTTCTTATTTCGGTAACGCCGCTTACACCTGGAAAGAAAAATATAATTTCTCCGGAAGCGCCAGGTTTGATGACTATACCAATATCGGACTCGACAGAAGCAAAAGGGCCCGTCCATTCTACAGCATGGGCTTTAAATGGAGCGCCGCCAGGGAAAAATTCCTCAGTGATGTTTTGTGGCTGAACGGGCTTGATGCAAGGGTTACATACGGCACTGGTGGTACAATACCGCAGGGCGGATACAACAAAACCGTCATCTCGGTAAACCAAACTGATCCGCTTACCTTGCAACAGATCGCTACGCTACAGAATCCCGCCAATCAGCAATTGGGTTGGGAAACTACGGCCACTTTTAATACCGGCCTGGATATCCGCGCCTTCAACAATAGAATCACTGCCAGCGTGGACGCTTACTGGAAAAAAAGCAGTGGTATCCTGGCCACCTTGCCTTTCAACGCTACTTATGGCTGGTCCACCTTGTCCTACAATACAGGTAAACTCAAAAGTAATGGTGTGGAATTAGGACTGTCAGGTAAAGTGGTTAATAAAAAAGACTGGGGTATCACCTCTACGCTGAACTTCGCTTATTCAGAAAACACGGTAACGGATAGTCGCTATTCTACTTTCATCGCCTCACAAGTAGCGCAAGGTGGAAGTTATATCATGGATGGTTACAATCTCGGTTCCATGTTCGTTTACAGGAACGCAGGGCTGGACCCGGCTACCGGTCAAACGCAGATTTACAACAGTAAGAATGAAATCATAAAGCACACCCAGAACCTTACTTCAGACTTTACCATTGATGACCTGAAGTATGTTGGCAGGAAAATAGCGCCTTACCATGGTGGTTTCAACAATGCCTTCCGGTATAAAAATATAGAACTGGGTGTTCAAACCGCGTTCTATTTGGGGCATGTATTCCTGAAACCATCTATCAACAACTATCCAAATTTTTCTTCTTTCTTCGGGGTGCTGGGTAAACAGGAAGACCTGGCTTACCGTTGGAAAACGGCTGGCGATGAAGCCAATACTGTGGTGCCCGGACTTACCGGCGTGAACAACAACAGTATTATACGTTACCGTTATTCCGACGCGCTGGTGCGTAAGGCCGATAACATCCGCCTGCAACAAATTTCGCTGGCCTACAGGTTTTCAGAAAAAATGCTGCCCCGGGGCATCAAGGGACTTTCCCTCAGCGCTACGGCAAGGAATCTGGGTATGATCTGGGCCGCTAACGCGGAGAAACTGGACCCTGAATTCCTGAATCCCAACGCGAATTATTACAGCGTGCCACCGGTTACCAGCTATTACTTCAACCTCAATGTTTCATTCTAA